A genomic stretch from Bacterioplanes sanyensis includes:
- a CDS encoding RDD family protein — MSFQNYPTANLSRRLAALFYDSFVLFSLYILGGFILVAIIKAVNQGEFPGALPMSVNLSLFFCITFMYYTHSWLKGGQTIGMKAWRICLINARQQHGKTLPLQLSQCMLRCGCGFFSTVLGLLGFVWMLFDKQQRTWHDMASLTRVVHMPAGMK; from the coding sequence ATGTCGTTCCAGAACTACCCCACTGCCAATTTATCACGCCGGTTAGCGGCGCTGTTTTATGACAGTTTTGTGCTGTTTTCTTTGTACATTCTGGGCGGCTTCATACTGGTAGCCATCATCAAAGCGGTCAACCAGGGTGAATTTCCCGGTGCCTTACCGATGTCGGTCAACCTAAGTTTGTTTTTTTGCATAACGTTTATGTACTACACCCACTCTTGGCTCAAAGGCGGACAAACCATCGGTATGAAGGCTTGGCGCATCTGCCTGATCAATGCACGCCAACAGCACGGAAAAACGCTGCCACTGCAACTGAGCCAATGCATGTTACGCTGCGGTTGTGGCTTTTTCTCGACCGTTTTGGGACTGCTGGGTTTCGTCTGGATGCTGTTCGATAAACAACAGCGCACCTGGCATGACATGGCGTCGCT